The Populus trichocarpa isolate Nisqually-1 chromosome 2, P.trichocarpa_v4.1, whole genome shotgun sequence genome has a window encoding:
- the LOC7497260 gene encoding uncharacterized protein LOC7497260 isoform X3, with protein sequence MIQRAPKNAMLVQSTKVGAITWTGSGDGIVSGGIDVVLWRRRNMSWEIAWKFKRDQPQNLVSATWSIEGPSATAAYLSKVDVKGSDQTSNCVLVCYGNGTSEYVKTELHHPQPVSKIQWRPSTGQQAQRDKKHLRRHVLLTCCLDGTLRLWTEVDSGKVRKLGKDNHDHKTVRKSFCIAAVIEINQVLKGTLGMDVFFSWAAEIGGIYRIGEGISQTFSVEGNGHDRVGRCEWLIGFGPGRGITFWAIHCLDDISPIRFPRVTLWKTQELEDLEAGHLHGAGFANFNAWLLLDKVVVLRNCLSGPPNICSLMHLSPCNFLVRSLLYSQIPSDIEDASFNKSKIDKYSSCSSGGVLNGGHTGKILQVAMHPHIYEVELAVSLDSDGLLLFWIVSTISNCSLGPAKLIPGWKLSGKLATYDSCSKYTSLRWAPSTLGEDHVLLVGHAGGIDCFIVKISQICKEGIICHYIGTIPLTGHGPFEDGPTNIFAVPLPSSCNKTFRYNRFLLLAIWLKGFQPISWEVTLHSFDLSGRCCDCKFDDKNTPVLNFENTFADRRYCVGVDPCSSHLPEPYCHDQITSFSVVCPGDFISMPESLGSNKDLCSGVPAYVMATGCSDGSLKLWRSNSSKQSTPQIPWELVGKFVAHQGPVSAICLTACGRKIATISAGSHLDDTSILHVWEAVHVIGAGSFILEDRIAVGRDVISLNWLTLGNGQLFLGICMHNELQVYAQKHHGGQTLLSPQSLNVNSWSCIAVSHTFPAIRDFLWGPNATAIIVHDSYISLLSQWLFLEGDKQWGKYPPNVIREGYKGGKDKEILIREGYKGGKDKEILSCIFTDGEIDLKETLIEGISGGFKSPIHDKLDAKNDCSSSSLFVAMAQLKHHSNAVRGFWSLVELAEKLTGTLAVYHPEALIMNIYSGNWKRAYVSVRHLVEYLSSGCAAEKIYNSADHSKIVPQILLSNYFEGFLLKDSGSTNKGFQWSADARLPTSSSQFFAYNFTSDASNNMFAASSTKSELSAFAETLEKYDFESLTNLEKSEMLAIIDLLSDVQHSACAYANLDEPGQRFWVSLKFQQLHFFRSFGRSPSVEELVGDSRLMSWAFHSDCQENLLSSFLPNEPSWKEMQTLGVGFWFTNVAQLRARMEKLARSQYLRKKDPKDSALLYIVLNRLPVLSGLFKISKDEKDKPLVAFLSRNFQEEKNKAAALKNAYVLMGRHQLELAIAFFLLGGDTYSAITICAKNFGDEQLALVICRLIEGRGGPLEHHLITKFILPSASERGDYWLTSLLEWELGNYSQSFLSMLGLQASSLTDKSALSSNNAAFMDPHIGLHCLSLASKNSMRNAVGEQNAAILRRWATIMAATAFNRCGLPLEALECLQSSLNILGGIDPGSVSDVDQSQILHGILNPFASESCNWLSGDVALCLQSHGKLDLALQYFSKLMSEHPSWLNTIVGSIQPGTSSKDCEIHQHEKLLEEFREKLYTGLLMFEQKFLVVPSCVIKMILVWSCSNGLPFIGHDLIVNYASRNHTQDKSDGVESFILYPLLHKPCLKFMEDASLLLSRFITSCSVTCFQPKPFYIEGTMSVEVKSIWSDMHGFYFQGIMQTLRSLRAAMRIFSSSEDVSRSLVILDLFEYYIYFASAWLQRKSKGLLLMVQPLLITLTSGHTPYEVDIGNLKSILHHIAELPFSLSIDDAGSGHEVVKCSSHEQDGQTMLSFSKDEKWHVVGACLWMHMSRFMKHQLHLLSIKLEDGCFSGVSHGNVSSLASSLTIFGSDSISRKEEIGFCSLILAKLLRTMLVHVSSYHVKLLGLFLQQEVENRLQIPTLVWMKESSLSQAKALYQDVSADMMNSKDELSSFDVLWDACADPRMVSEGFVQEEINLSLFFNHKSYEGWSDEYMSITGELETEDTCEHELKLGNHPSGDEIGSPSIGLFRNGRAFLSSWQKDAVMTKEVSHFQNAKVVHKRDGELVEALCINSVDERQAALASNRKGIVFFSWEDGIPFGDQSEYIWSDADWPPNGWAGAESTPIPTCVSPGVGLGSTKGAHLGLGGATIGVGALARRRRNLTGNGAFGVPGYAGIGASGLGWEVQEDFEEFVDPLATVENTSTRAFSSHPSRPFFLAGSSNTHIYLWEFGKEKATATYGVLPAANVPPPYALASISAVQFDHYGHRFATAALDGTVCTWQLEVGGRSNIHPTESCLCLNGHASDVTYITSSGSVIAATGYSSNGANVVIWDTLAPPTTSRASIVCHEGGARSISVFDNDIGSGSISPLIVTGGKNGDVGLHDFRYIATGRTKRHNMNSNLPSNIDMQTGVGRQLGGQNPNGMLWYMPKAHLGSVTKISTIPHTSLFLTGSKDGDIKLWDAKAAKLVCHWPKLHERRTFLQPSSRGFGGVVRAAVTDIQVVSHGFLSCGGDGIVKFVQLKDKQCRTG encoded by the exons ATGATTCAGCGAGCTCCAAAG AATGCAATGCTTGTACAATCTACAAAGGTGGGAGCAATCACATGGACAGGTTCGGGGGATGGGATAGTTTCCGGTGGAATTGATGTGgttttgtggaggaggaggaacaTGTCTTGGGAAATAGCTTGGAAGTTTAAAAGAGACCAGCCTCAAAATCTGGTTTCCGCCACTTGGTCAATTGAGGGACCTTCAGCTACTGCAGCTTATCTGAGTAAAGTAGATGTTAAAGGATCTGACCAGACTAGCAATTGTGTGCTAGTATGTTATGGTAATGGAACATCTGAGTATGTGAAAACTGAGTTGCATCACCCTCAGCCTGTCTCAAAGATTCAGTGGAGACCATCAACAGGACAACAAGCACAGCGAGATAAGAAACACTTGCGTAGACATGTGCTACTAACATGCTGCTTAGATGGAACACTTAGGCTATGGACTGAGGTAGACAGTGGAAAGGTAAGAAAGTTAGGCAAGGACAATcatgatcacaaaacagtgagAAAGTCTTTTTGCATTGCTGCTGTAATTGAGATAAACCAGGTCTTGAAGGGAACTCTGGGTATGGATGTATTTTTTAGTTGGGCAGCAGAAATTGGGGGTATATATAGAATTGGAGAAGGTATTAGCCAGACATTTTCAGTAGAAGGCAATGGGCATGACAGAGTTGGCAGATGTGAGTGGTTAATTGGGTTTGGTCCAGGCAGAGGAATTACTTTTTGGGCCATCCACTGTCTTGATGACATCTCACCCATAAGGTTTCCTCGTGTTACACTATGGAAGACACAGGAACTAGAGGACCTTGAAGCAGGACATCTTCATGGTGCTGGTTTTGCAAATTTCAATGCCTGGTTACTTCTGGATAAGGTTGTTGTCTTGAGGAACTGCTTGTCTGGCCCGCCAAATATATGCAGTTTGATGCATCTTTCACCTTGTAATTTCTTGGTCAGGTCTTTGTTGTATTCCCAAATACCTAGTGATATAGAAGATGCATCTTTTAATAAATCCAAGATAGATAAATACTCATCATGTTCATCTGGTGGTGTTCTAAATGGAGGTCATACAGGAAAAATACTACAGGTTGCAATGCACCCTCATATTTATGAAGTGGAACTGGCTGTTTCTTTGGATTCTGATGGACTGCTTCTATTTTGGATAGTTTCTACCATTTCAAACTGCAGTTTGGGTCCCGCAAAACTGATACCTGGATGGAAACTTTCTGGAAAACTTGCAACTTACGACTCTTGTTCTAAATATACAAGCTTGAGGTGGGCACCTTCAACATTGGGCGAAGACCATGTTCTTCTAGTGGGACATGCTGGTGGAATCGATTGCTTTATAGTTAAGATTTCTCAAATTTGCAAAGAAGGCATAATATGCCACTACATAGGCACTATACCTCTAACTGGTCATGGTCCATTTGAGGATGGTCCCACTAATATCTTTGCAGTTCCCCTACCCTCTTCTTGCAACAAGACATTCAGATACAATAGATTTTTGCTCTTGGCGATATGGTTGAAGGGTTTTCAACCAATTTCATGGGAAGTTACTTTACATTCTTTTGACTTATCAGGAAGATGTTGTGACTGTaagtttgatgataaaaatactcCTGTACTGAATTTTGAAAATACTTTTGCTGATAGAAGATATTGTGTTGGTGTCGATCCATGCTCATCACATTTACCAGAGCCATACTGTCACGACCAGATTACAAGTTTTTCTGTTGTGTGCCCAGGAGATTTCATTTCCATGCCAGAAAGCTTAGGTTCCAATAAAGATCTATGCTCTGGTGTTCCTGCATATGTCATGGCAACAGGCTGCTCTGATGGTAGTTTGAAACTGTGGAGAAGTAACTCTTCTAAACAGTCAACTCCTCAAATACCGTGGGAGCTTGTGGGTAAGTTTGTTGCACATCAAGGCCCGGTTAGTGCTATATGTTTGACTGCTTGTGGTCGGAAGATTGCAACCATTTCTGCAGGTAGTCATTTAGATGATACCAGCATTCTTCATGTATGGGAAGCTGTACACGTTATAGGGGCTGGGAGTTTTATATTAGAAGATAGGATAGCTGTTGGAAGAGATGTCATTTCTTTAAATTGGTTAACATTAGGCAATGGTCAGTTATTTCTTGGGATTTGCATGCATAATGAGTTGCAGGTATATGCACAAAAGCATCATGGTGGACAGACTTTGTTGAGCCCTCAATCTTTGAATGTCAACAGCTGGTCTTGCATTGCAGTTTCTCATACTTTCCCTGCTATCCGTGACTTCCTTTGGGGGCCCAATGCGACAGCTATTATTGTCCATGATAGCTACATTAGTCTACTAAGTCAATGGTTATTTCTTGAAGGTGATAAGCAATGGGGCAAATATCCTCCAAATGTTATAAGGGAAGGTTATAAAGGTGGAAAAGACAAGGAAATCCTTATAAGGGAAGGTTATAAAGGTGGAAAAGACAAGGAAATCCTTTCTTGCATATTCACAGATGGTGAAATTGATCTCAAAGAAACATTAATTGAAGGTATTAGTGGAGGATTCAAATCCCCAATTCATGACAAACTTGATGCAAAAAATGATTGCTCTTCAAGCAGTTTGTTTGTAGCCATGGCTCAACTCAAACATCATTCAAATGCTGTGCGAGGGTTTTGGAGTCTGGTAGAACTAGCAGAGAAGTTAACGGGAACTTTAGCTGTTTATCACCCTGAGGCACTTATTATGAACATATATTCAG GAAACTGGAAACGTGCATATGTATCTGTGAGGCATCTTGTTGAATATCTTTCTTCTGGTTGTGCTGCTGAGAAGATATACAACTCTGCAGATCATAGCAAAATTGTTCCACAGATCCTattgtcaaattattttgaGGGATTTCTCCTGAAAGATTCTGGTTCAACTAATAAGGGATTTCAGTGGAGTGCTGATGCAAGACTGCCAACTTCATCCTCACAGTTTTTTGCCTATAATTTCACCTCTGATGCTTCTAATAATATGTTTGCTGCATCTTCAACGAAATCTGAACTTAGTGCTTTTGCTGAAACTCTAGAGAAGTATGATTTTGAGTCTCTAACCAATTTAGAGAAGTCAGAAATGCTTGCAATTATAGATCTTCTCAGCGATGTTCAGCACTCTGCTTGTGCCTATGCAAATCTTGATGAACCTGGGCAAAG GTTCTGGGTCTCGTTAAAGTTTCAGCAGTTACATTTTTTTCGAAGCTTTGGTAGATCTCCTTCCGTGGAAGAGTTGGTTGGTGACTCTAGGCTGATGAGCTGGGCCTTCCATTCTGACTGTCAAGAAAATTTATTGAGTTCTTTTCTTCCTAATGAACCTTCATGGAAAGAAATGCAAACTCTTGGGGTTGGATTCTGGTTCACCAATGTTGCACAACTGCGTGCAAGG ATGGAGAAATTAGCAAGATCACAATATCTGAGAAAGAAAGATCCCAAAGATTCTGCCCTTTTGTACATTGTGTTGAATAGACTTCCAGTATTGTCTGgtctttttaaaatcagcaaagATGAAAAGGATAAACCCTTGGTTGCATTTCTCTCTCGCAATTTTCAG gaggaaaaaaataaagcagcCGCTTTGAAAAATGCGTATGTCTTAATGGGAAGACATCAGCTGGAGTTGGCCATTGCTTTCTTTCTGCTAGGAGGTGACACTTATTCCGCTATCACCATATGCGCAAAGAATTTTGGAGATGAACAGCTTGCCTTGGTAATTTGTCGGCTTATTGAGGGTCGTGGTGGACCATTGGAACATCATTTAATTACAAAGTTTATACTTCCATCTGCAAGTGAGAGAGGCGACTACTGGCTTACAAGCCTGCTAGAG TGGGAATTGGGCAATTATTCTCAGTCTTTTCTGAGCATGCTTGGTCTCCAAGCAAGTTCCTTGACTGACAAGTCTGCTCTTTCGTCAAATAATGCTGCTTTCATGGATCCCCATATTGGTCTACATTGTCTTTCACTAGCATCCAAAAATAGCATGAGGAATGCTGTTGGGGAGCAAAATGCTGCAATTCTCCGTAGGTGGGCTACGATTATGGCAGCTACTGCCTTCAACAGATGTGGACTTCCT CTTGAAGCTTTGGAGTGCCTTCAATCTTCTTTGAACATTCTTGGGGGTATTGATCCAGGAAGCGTATCAGATGTTGATCAATCTCAAATTTTACATGGCATTTTGAATCCATTTGCTAGTGAATCCTGTAACTGGCTGTCAGGTGATGTGGCTTTATGTCTGCAGTCCCATGGTAAATTAGATTTGGCTCTTcagtatttttcaaaattgatgAGTGAGCATCCTAGTTGGCTTAACACTATAGTAGGATCCATTCAACCTGGTACATCCTCCAAGGATTGTGAAATTCACCAACATGAGAAATTATTAGAAGAATTTcgagaaaaattatatacagGACTTTTAATGTTTGAGCAGAAGTTTTTGGTGGTTCCTTCCTGCGTGATCAAAATG ATTTTAGTTTGGTCATGCAGTAATGGATTACCATTTATTGGGCATGATCTCATAGTTAACTACGCTTCTCGAAACCATACACAAGATAAGAGCGATGGTGTTGAAAGTTTCATCTTATATCCACTTCTGCATAAGCCTTGTTTGAAATTTATGGAAGATGCTTCCCTGTTACTTTCAAGATTTATTACTTCGTGCAGCGTAACATGCTTTCAACCTAAACCGTTTTATATTGAAGGAACTATGTCTGTCGAAGTTAAATCCATCTGGTCAGACATGCATGGGTTTTATTTTCAGGGTATCATGCAGACATTGAGGAGTTTAAGAGCTGCTATGAGGATTTTTTCCAGCTCAGAAGATGTCTCAAGATCCCTTgttattcttgatttatttgagtattatatatattttgcatctGCATGGCTTCAGCGAAAATCAAAAGGTCTATTGTTGATGGTACAACCCCTCTTGATAACTTTGACTAGTGGGCACACTCCTTATGAAGTTGATATTGGGAATCTCAAGAGCATTCTCCACCACATTGCAGAGTTGCCGTTCAGTTTGTCAATTGATGATGCAGGATCAGGACATGAGGTTGTTAAATGTTCATCACATGAACAAGATGGACAAACAATGCTCTCATtttcaaaagatgaaaaatggCACGTCGTAGGGGCTTGTTTGTGGATGCACATGTCTAGATTCATGAAACACCAATTGCATTTGCTGTCCATTAAGCTTGAAGATGGTTGCTTTTCTGGGGTTTCACATGGCAATGTTTCTTCCTTGGCATCTAGTTTGACAATTTTTGGATCTGATAGCATCAGCAGAAAGGAAGAAATTGGGTTTTGCTCATTGATATTGGCTAAGTTACTAAGGACCATGCTTGTACATGTTTCATCTTATCATGTAAAACTACTTGGGTTATTCCTGCAGCAGGAAGTAGAGAATAGATTACAAATACCAACTCTAGTATGGATGAAAGAATCCAGTCTTTCTCAAGCCAAAGCTCTCTATCAGGATGTCAGTGCAGACATGATGAATAGCAAAGATGAATTATCATCTTTTGATGTATTGTGGGATGCCTGTGCTGACCCTCGCATGGTATCTGAAGGTTTTGtgcaagaagaaataaatttatcGCTGTTTTTCAATCATAAATCATATGAAGGATGGAGTGATGAATACATGAGCATCACTGGAGAGCTTGAAACTGAGGATACTTGTGAACATGAATTAAAACTTGGCAATCACCCTTCTGGCGATGAAATTGGATCGCCTTCTATTGGTCTGTTCAGGAATGGCCGTGCTTTTTTAAGTTCCTGGCAGAAGGATGCAGTTATGACGAAGGAGGTGTCTCATTTTCAAAATGCTAAAGTAGTACATAAGAGAGATGGAGAGCTTGTGGAG GCACTGTGTATCAACTCTGTTGATGAAAGGCAAGCTGCTCTGGCCAGCAACCGTAAG ggaatagtttttttttcttgggaagaTGGGATACCTTTTGGAGATCAATCAGAGTACATATGGTCAGATGCTGATTGGCCACCAAATGGCTGGGCGGGTGCTGAATCAACCCCAATTCCTACATGCGTCTCTCCTGGTGTTGGTCTTGGGAGCACGAAAGGGGCACACCTTGGGTTGGGTGGGGCAACTATTGGTGTGGGTGCTTTAGCAAGACGAAGGAGAAATTTAACAGGCAATGGAGCATTTGGCGTTCCAGGTTATGCTGGTATTGGTGCCTCAGGCTTGGGTTGGGAGGTTCAAGAGGATTTTGAGGAGTTTGTTGATCCACTAGCTACTGTGGAAAATACAAGTACAAGAGCTTTCTCCAGTCACCCCTCAAGGCCTTTCTTTTTGGCTGGTTCCAGCAATACACATATTTACCTATGGGAG TTCGGTAAGGAAAAAGCTACTGCGACATATGGGGTGCTCCCTGCTGCAAATGTTCCCCCACCATATGCTCTTGCATCAATATCAGCTGTGCAGTTTGATCACTACGGACATAGATTTGCTACTGCTGCATTAGATGGAACTGTCTGCACATGGCAGCTGGAGGTTGGAGGAAGGAGCAACATCCATCCGACAGAATCGTGTCTCTGCTTGAACGGCCATGCATC GGATGTCACATACATTACTTCCAGTGGATCAGTTATTGCTGCAACTGGATATAGCTCTAACGGTGCTAATGTGGTTATCTGGGATACATTGGCTCCACCCACAACCTCACGAGCTTCCATTGTTTGTCATGAAG GTGGTGCCCGCTCCATTTCTGTTTTTGATAATGACATTGGAAGTGGTTCTATTTCTCCTCTTATCGTAACTGGTGGTAAAAATGGTGATGTTGGACTTCATGACTTCCGGTACATAGCAACTGGAAGGACTAAAAGGCACAACATGAACAGCAATCTCCCTTCTAATATTGACATGCAGACAGGAGTCGGTCGCCAATTGGGAGGGCAGAATCCAAACGGGATGCTGTGGTACATGCCAAAGGCTCATTTAG GAAGTGTCACCAAAATATCCACAATCCCTCATACCAGTTTGTTCTTGACTGGAAGCAAGGATGGAGACATTAAACTTTGGGATGCCAAAGCAGCCAAGTTGGTTTGCCATTGGCCAAAATTGCATGAAAGACGCACCTTTTTGCAACCAAGCTCGCGGGGTTTTGGTGGAGTTGTGAGG GCTGCAGTGACAGATATACAAGTTGTTTCTCATGGGTTTCTTTCCTGTGGTGGAGATGGCATTGTAAAGTTTGTTCAGCTCAAAGATAAGCAATGTAGGACAGGATGA